The DNA window GGATTTGACCGTGCCCTCCGGAATCTGTTCCTGGGCGGCGATATCGGCCACGGTCTGGCCGAGGTAGTAGGCGCGCACGATCGCGTTGCGGTGGTCTGAGGACAGCGACTTCAGCGCATCGGCCAGCACCCACTTGTCGACCGCAGGTCCGATCGCATCCAGAGAGGGCCGCTCGGGAAGGTTGTCGCTTTGCAGTTCCCTGGTAAAGCGGGCGCTGCGCCGGTCGTCGATCACGAGATTGCGGGCGACGGTGAACAGCCACGCGCGCGCCGATTCGCTCGGCTGCTCGAGAATGTCGGGCTTTCGCCAGAGGCGCAGCAGCGACTCCTGCACCACATCCTCAGCGAACGGCATGTCACCCCTCGTCAAACGCAAGACATAGCGCAGCAGGTCCCGGCTATGGGCGTCGTGGATCGCTCGCAGGAGCGCGGCCTGATCAGGATTGGTCATATCCCATGCACCGGCGCATTCCTCGCTTTCCGTCGTCGTCGCACAACACAACGGATCACCATCGCAGAATCGTTCAATCGGCTGGCGCGAACGTGGGTTACCCGCACACTAAATCCCGGAAAGGCGTGCATCAAGCCCACGCTCGCCGTAGTACTAATCAAGCAGACTGCGGACCACCGCGTCGGCCAATAGTCGCCCAGGGTCGGTGAGGATCAAATGGTCGCCGTCGCGCGTGAGCAGCCCGTCTGCGATCACGGTCTCGGCCCGCCGTTGTTCGGCGTCGTTCAAGGTCGCCAGGGGCAGCCCGTCGCGCAACCGCACCCGCAACATGACGTCCTCGGTGTGCAGTGCGCTCGAGTCGAGCCGCTCAAAATCGGCCACCGGCAGGAGCCCGTCAGCCAGCGCCTGCGCATACACGTTGGGGTGCTTCACATTCCACCACCGGGTCGAGCCGACGTAGCCGTGTGCGCCGGGTCCGGCACCCCACCATTCGCCGCCGTTCCAGTAGCCGACGTTGTGCCGGCACTCGCCGCCGGGCAGACACCAGTTGGAAACCTCATACCAACCCAGCCCCGCCGCGGACAGCCGCGCATCGATCAACTCGTAGCGGTGCGCGAGCTCGTCGTTGTCGGGTGCGCGGACCTCGCCGCGCCGCACCCGGCGGGCCAGCGCCGTGCCGTCCTCGACCACCAGGGCGTACGCGGACACGTGGTCGACGCGGGCCTCGACGGCGGCGTCCACCGAGCGCAGCAGGTCGTCGTCGGTCTCCCCCGGCGTGCCGTAGATCAGGTCGAGGTTCACATGTTCGAAGCCCGCTGCGAGGGCATCGCGGGCCGCCTCGAGGGCCCGGCCCGGTGAGTGCACCCGGTCCAGCACCGCGAGGACGTGCGGTGCCACCGACTGCATGCCGAGCGAGACCCGGGTGAAGCCGGCCGCCCGTAGATGCTCGAACAGCTGCGGCGAGGTGGACTCGGGGTTCGCCTCGGTGGTGACCTCGGCATCTGCGGCCAGGGTGAAATGGCTGCGTATCGCATCCAGCACCGAGGCCAGGCCGGGCCCCCCGAGCAGCGAAGGAGTTCCGCCACCGACGAACACGGTGTCGACGGCCGGAGCCGCTTGGTCGGCGACATCGGGCTGCCGCGTGGCCGCCAGCCTGTCGGCGGCCAGGGCCAACTCAGCGCGCAGCGCCTCCAGCCAGCCGTCGGGATTCGCGCCGCCCAGTTCAGCGGGGGTATAGGTGTTGAAGTCGCAGTAGCCGCAACGGGCAGCGCAGAACGGCACGTGAACATAGATGCCGAACGCGCGGCCCGGCGTCAGCGTCAGACCGGGCAGCTCGGATGCACCTGCCGTCCGGACTGTCATTCAACTAGCTTCCCAGATGCGGGGTTTACTCTCGGCCAGCCGAACGTGAACTTATGTTCGAGATTTCCACCGAATGTCGAGCACAAGCTCACGTTGGGCGGCGCTCACGGGCAGGTTTTGCTCACCGTGAGCGCAAATCTGGGCCGGTTAGGGCATTTGTCGGTAACCGTGGCACAATTGAGCACGTGACTGCCGCCCGCATCTACACCCACCGCGTCTCGCTGGTGGCGCGTCGGCACGTCGACTTCAAGCGCGTTTGTAGCTGTTGCTGTCTGCGTTCGACGCTGATCTAGGACCCAGCCCACCCGTACTTTCAGCTGGCCGCCGGATCTGCGCCGCCGGTCAGCTCACCGGTGAGAAGCGCGGTCCGGCTCCACGAAGGAGCCCAACGATATGACTACCGCCGAATCAAAGCCGAAGCCCGTCAAGCGTCCCAAGGCCGAGGGCCAGTGGGCGCTCGGCTACCGCGAGCCGCTCAACGCCAATGAGCAGTCCAAGAAGGACGACAACCCGCTCAACGTACGGGCGCGCATCGAGAACATCTACTCCAAGAACGGCTTCGACAGCATCGACGTCGGCGATCTGCGCGGCCGATTCCGCTGGATGGGTCTTTATACCCAGCGCAAGCAGGGGTACGACGGCACCTGGACCGGTGACGACAACACCGACATACTCGAAGACCGCTACTTCATGATGCGGGTGCGGTGCGACGGGAAGGCACTGTCTGCCGAGGCGCTGCGGACACTCGGCCAGATCTCCATCGATTTCGCCCGGGACACCGCCGACATCTCCGACCGGATGAACCTGCAGTACCACTGGCTCGCGGTCGAGAACGTCCCGGAGATCTGGCGGCGACTGGACGCGGTCGACCTGCACACCACCGAGGCGTGCGGCGACTGCCCCCGCGGCTTCCTCGGCTCCCCCCTGGCCGGTGAAGCGGTCAACGAGGTGCTCGATCCCTCAGGGGCGCTCGAGGAGATCAGCCGCCGCTACATCGGCAACCCGGAGTACTCCAACCTGCCGCGCAAGTACAAGACGGCCATCTCCGGTCTGCAGGACGTCGCGCACGAGGTCAACGACGTCGGGTTCATCGGGGTCGTGCACCCCGAGCACGGGCCTGGACTGGATCTGTGGGTCGGTGGCGGCCTGTCCACCAACCCGATGCTGGCCCAGCGCGTCGGCGTGTGGGTGCCGCTGGATGAGGTCCCCGATGTGTGGGAGGCCGTCACCGCGGCCTTCCGGGACTACGGCTACCGGCGCCTGCGGTCGAAGGCACGGCTGAAGTTCCTGATCAAGGACTGGGGCGTCGAGAAATTCCGGGAAGTTCTCGAAACCGAGTACCTCGGCCGCAAACTCATCGATGGGCCGGCTCCCGACCCCGTCAAGCACCCCATCGATCACGTCGGTGTCCAGAAGCTCAAGAACGGGCTGAATGCGGTGGGCATCGCGCCGATCGCCGGGCGGGTGTCGGGCACCATCCTGACCGCGCTGGCCGATCTGATGGAGAAGGCCGGCTCGGACCGGGCACGGTTCACGCCGTACCAGAAGCTCATCCTCCTCGATGTCGCCGACGACAAGCTCGACGAGCTGACCGCAGGGCTCGACGCCCTCGGTCTGGCATGGCAGCCGTCGCACTGGCGCAAGAACCTGATGGCGTGCACCGGTATCGAGTTCTGCAAGCTGTCGTTCACCGAGACGCGCACCCGCGCCCAGAGCCTGGTCCCGGAGCTGGAAAAACGGCTCAACGACATCAATGCCCAACTCGACGTGCCAATCACTATCAACATCAACGGCTGCCCGAACTCGTGCGCACGCATCCAGGTCGCCGATATCGGGTTCAAGGGCCAGATGGTCGACGACGGCGACGGACCCGAGGAGGGCTTCCAGGTGCACCTGGGTGGCAGCCTCGGGCTCGACAGCGGGTTCGGCCGCAAATTGCGCCAGCACAAGGTGCTCTCGACCGAACTCGGCGACTACATCGACCGCATTGTGCGCAATTTCGTGAAACAACGCGAGGATGGCGAG is part of the Mycolicibacterium tusciae JS617 genome and encodes:
- a CDS encoding sigma-70 family RNA polymerase sigma factor → MTNPDQAALLRAIHDAHSRDLLRYVLRLTRGDMPFAEDVVQESLLRLWRKPDILEQPSESARAWLFTVARNLVIDDRRSARFTRELQSDNLPERPSLDAIGPAVDKWVLADALKSLSSDHRNAIVRAYYLGQTVADIAAQEQIPEGTVKSRLHYALRALRIALQERGVGRD
- the hemW gene encoding radical SAM family heme chaperone HemW, with amino-acid sequence MTVRTAGASELPGLTLTPGRAFGIYVHVPFCAARCGYCDFNTYTPAELGGANPDGWLEALRAELALAADRLAATRQPDVADQAAPAVDTVFVGGGTPSLLGGPGLASVLDAIRSHFTLAADAEVTTEANPESTSPQLFEHLRAAGFTRVSLGMQSVAPHVLAVLDRVHSPGRALEAARDALAAGFEHVNLDLIYGTPGETDDDLLRSVDAAVEARVDHVSAYALVVEDGTALARRVRRGEVRAPDNDELAHRYELIDARLSAAGLGWYEVSNWCLPGGECRHNVGYWNGGEWWGAGPGAHGYVGSTRWWNVKHPNVYAQALADGLLPVADFERLDSSALHTEDVMLRVRLRDGLPLATLNDAEQRRAETVIADGLLTRDGDHLILTDPGRLLADAVVRSLLD
- a CDS encoding Ms4527A family Cys-rich leader peptide, with amino-acid sequence MFEISTECRAQAHVGRRSRAGFAHRERKSGPVRAFVGNRGTIEHVTAARIYTHRVSLVARRHVDFKRVCSCCCLRSTLI
- a CDS encoding nitrite/sulfite reductase, with amino-acid sequence MTTAESKPKPVKRPKAEGQWALGYREPLNANEQSKKDDNPLNVRARIENIYSKNGFDSIDVGDLRGRFRWMGLYTQRKQGYDGTWTGDDNTDILEDRYFMMRVRCDGKALSAEALRTLGQISIDFARDTADISDRMNLQYHWLAVENVPEIWRRLDAVDLHTTEACGDCPRGFLGSPLAGEAVNEVLDPSGALEEISRRYIGNPEYSNLPRKYKTAISGLQDVAHEVNDVGFIGVVHPEHGPGLDLWVGGGLSTNPMLAQRVGVWVPLDEVPDVWEAVTAAFRDYGYRRLRSKARLKFLIKDWGVEKFREVLETEYLGRKLIDGPAPDPVKHPIDHVGVQKLKNGLNAVGIAPIAGRVSGTILTALADLMEKAGSDRARFTPYQKLILLDVADDKLDELTAGLDALGLAWQPSHWRKNLMACTGIEFCKLSFTETRTRAQSLVPELEKRLNDINAQLDVPITININGCPNSCARIQVADIGFKGQMVDDGDGPEEGFQVHLGGSLGLDSGFGRKLRQHKVLSTELGDYIDRIVRNFVKQREDGERFATWALRADEADLR